One genomic segment of bacterium includes these proteins:
- a CDS encoding KamA family radical SAM protein, with the protein MTDKWKEILRSSITLPSRLPNNISINIEEAEQVVKLYPMQVNPYILKLAEQCGPSIARQFIPDIRELSDEKGMEDPLAEERDSPVPGITHRYPDRVLFLVSNICPSICRFCTRKRKVGKWKPITRKQIENGISYIKSNSEIKDVLLSGGDPLLLDDDYLEYILNAVRNISHVEIIRIGTRTVTALPQRITNKLAVMLKKYNPLFVNIHINHADEITSDMKRAAGFLIDNGIVLGSQTVLLRGINDNSEQMIKLMRELVKLRIRPYYLLHADLVKGTEHFRTRIETGISIIENMRGYISGMANPQYVIDLPGGGGKVPVVPDYLKHLHGENAEIRNYAGDLYIYPQPEN; encoded by the coding sequence ATGACGGATAAATGGAAAGAGATATTAAGGAGCAGCATTACATTGCCTTCCAGGCTGCCGAACAATATCAGCATAAACATAGAAGAAGCAGAACAAGTAGTTAAACTGTATCCCATGCAGGTCAATCCCTATATTCTGAAACTTGCAGAACAGTGCGGCCCTTCCATTGCGAGGCAGTTTATTCCTGATATAAGGGAACTCAGCGATGAAAAGGGAATGGAAGATCCTCTTGCTGAAGAGAGGGACAGCCCTGTTCCCGGAATTACTCACAGATATCCTGACAGAGTGCTCTTTCTTGTTTCCAATATATGCCCTTCAATATGCAGATTCTGTACGAGAAAGCGGAAAGTTGGGAAATGGAAACCGATTACAAGAAAGCAGATAGAGAATGGAATATCTTACATAAAGAGTAATTCTGAAATCAAAGATGTTCTTTTGTCTGGCGGAGATCCTCTTCTTCTTGATGATGATTATCTGGAGTATATTTTAAATGCGGTCCGAAATATTTCTCATGTTGAAATAATCAGAATAGGCACGAGAACCGTCACAGCTCTGCCGCAGAGGATTACAAACAAGCTGGCAGTCATGTTAAAAAAATACAATCCTCTTTTTGTTAATATTCACATTAATCATGCTGATGAGATAACATCCGATATGAAGAGAGCAGCCGGATTTCTCATTGATAACGGAATAGTTTTGGGAAGTCAAACAGTGCTTTTACGCGGGATTAATGATAATTCTGAGCAGATGATAAAGCTTATGAGAGAACTTGTCAAACTCCGCATCAGGCCGTATTATCTTCTGCATGCAGATCTTGTAAAAGGAACTGAGCATTTCAGAACCAGAATTGAAACAGGAATTTCCATTATAGAAAATATGAGAGGTTATATTTCAGGTATGGCTAATCCCCAGTATGTGATTGATCTGCCCGGAGGAGGGGGAAAAGTACCTGTTGTACCAGATTACCTGAAACACTTGCATGGAGAAAATGCAGAAATAAGAAATTATGCAGGGGATTTGTATATTTATCCTCAGCCTGAAAATTGA